GTATTTATATTCAACGATAGGATAGAATTTCGGACACCAGGCAAACTACCCAATACGGTCAATATTGAAAACCTTAAAATAGGTGCTGCCCATGTATTGAGAAATCCAACTATATATATATTGTTAAGTAAGATGGGGCTGGTTACTCATACTGGAACTGGAATAAAAAGAATAATAGAATCTGTAAAGAAAACCACGGGTCGTAATGTGAACCTTGAGGTTATTGGGAACGAGTTTATTTTAACTATACCGAGATGGTAATGGGTAGATAGAATAGGGGGAAGATATGGGAAGGATCACAGTCGGGCTTGTCCCACAAGGGCTGCCTTTGAAATGCTTGAGCTGTATAGGGGGAAACTTCCATGTACAGTTCTTAGGGGGGGATGGGGCCCCTGACCTACCCGATCAAAATAATATATTACTTGCAGGAGGAATCATTATGAAAACAAAAATGACTATGATTTACTGGAAAGGAGAAAAGTTTTGGCTTGGAAGAC
This region of bacterium genomic DNA includes:
- a CDS encoding type II toxin-antitoxin system HicB family antitoxin, with amino-acid sequence MGRITVGLVPQGLPLKCLSCIGGNFHVQFLGGDGAPDLPDQNNILLAGGIIMKTKMTMIYWKGEKFWLGRLLEHPEIMTQGESLEELEENIKDAYLMMAMDDVPKEYEMKEVTI